AGCTAACGCACTTGATCGTGATACACGTGGGTTTACTTCGATTACATAGTAATGGAAGCTATCCGCGTCTAGTGCAAGCTGTACGTTACATCCACCTTCGATTCCTAAAGCACGGATGATTTTTAATGATACATTTCGTAGCATTTGATATTCGCGATCGCTTAACGTTTGAGAAGGAGCGATTACGATTGAATCTCCTGTATGAACACCAACTGGATCGATGTTTTCCATGTTACATACTACAATCGCATGGTCATTTGCATCACGCATTACTTCATACTCGATTTCTTTAAAACCAGCGATACTTTTTTCTAATAAACATTGTGTTACTGGGCTATTTTTTAATCCGCTTGCTACGATTTCTTTTAAATCTTCTTCATTATTACAAATTCCTCCGCCTGTTCCTCCAAGAGTAAAGGCAGGTCTTACGATAACTGGGTAGCCAATTTCTTCTACGAAGTCATATGCTTCTTCTAAAGTATGAATGATTGTACTTTCTGGTACTGGCTCGCTTAAGTCGTTCATTAATGTTCTGAATAAGTCACGGTCTTCTGCACGGTTAATCGCTTCTAGAGTTGTACCTAAAATTTTTACTCCACACTCTTTTAACACGCCAGATTTATCTAATTCTACCGCTAGGTTAAGTCCTGTTTGACCTCCTAATGTTGGTAAAAGTGCATCCGGACGTTCTTTACGAATGATTCGACTAACGAAATCCACTGTTAGTGGTTCGATGTATACTTTATCAGCTGTTTGTACATCCGTCATAATTGTTGCAGGGTTTGAATTTACAAGAATTACTTTGTATCCTTCTTCTTTCAATGCCTGACAAGCCTGTGTTCCAGCATAGTCAAATTCTGCTGCTTGACCGATTATGATTGGTCCTGATCCGATTACTAAGATTGTCTCGATGTCTACGCGTTTTGGCATTGTAAGTTCCCCTCTCTTTTCTGTGCTTCCATCATGCTCATAAATTCATCAAATAAATAGTTTGCATCTTCTGGTCCAGGTGATGCTTCTGGGTGGTATTGTACTGTGAATGCAGGGTAAATCTTATGTTTAAGTCCTTCTACAGTTCCATCATTTAGTGCAACATGTGTTACTTCTAAATCAGTTCCTTCAATTGAATCCATTTCTACAGCATAACCGTGGTTTTGTGAAGTGATAGCTACTTTTCCTGTTTCTAAATGTTTAACTGGATGGTTCGCACCACGGTGACCGAATTTTAGTTTTGAAGTATTTCCACCATTTGCTAGAGCAAATAATTGGTGTCCTAAACAAATTCCGAATAATGGTACTTTGCCTACTACTTCTTTAATCATTTCGATTGCTACTTGAACATCCTTTGGATCTCCAGGTCCATTACTTAACATAATTCCATCTGGAGCAAGTAAGAAAATTTCTTTTGCTGAAATATTATATGGTACGACTGTAACGTCACATTTACGGTTTGTTAATTCTCTTAAAATACCATGCTTCATACCAAAATCTACTAATACTACTCGGTGTCCTCTACCTGGACTTCTATAAGGTTTTTGTGTTGAAACACGTTCAACATGGTTTGTGAATAGTGGTGTATTTGTTAGTTCTGCAACTACTTCATCAACATTTGCTTCCATGCTGCAGAATTTCCCTTTCATTGTTCCAACTTCACGAAGCTTTTTCGTTAACATACGTGTATCGATTCCTGCTAAACCTGGAATACCTTTATCTTTGCAATATTGATCCAAGCTCATTTTGTTTCGGAAATTTGATGGATGCTCAGCATATTCTTTTACAATTAAGCCGTGTACTGCTGGTACGATGCTTTCAAAATCCTCTAAGTTGATACCATAGTTCCCTACTAAAGGGAAAGTGAATGTTACGATTTGTCCACAGTAAGATGGGTCAGTTAATACCTCTTGATATCCTGTCATACCTGTTGTAAATACGATTTCTCCTGTTGTTTCAACTTCGCTACCAAATCCTTCTCCTACAAAAACTGTTCCGTCTTCTAATATTAATTGACGCATCATACTGTTAGTTCCTCTCTTTCATATACTAATTTGCCATTTACCATTGTCATTACTGGCCAACCTTTACAGTTCCAACCATTAAATGGAGTGTTTTTACCTTTTGAAAGGAATGTTGTTGAATCGATTTCCTCTTCTAAATCTAAGTCGATTACAGTTAGGTCTGCTACCGCTCCAACTTCAATTTTTCCTCTGTTTAAGTTAAAAACTTCAGCAGGTTTAGTTGTTAAAAAGTTTATTACTTGTTGTAAAGTCATTTTGCCTGTTTCAACAAAATGAGTGTTTAATAATGGAAAAGCAGTTTCTAAGCCTACAATTCCAAACGGTGCTAATTGCATTCCCTGAGCTTTTTCCTCTTCTGTATGAGGTGCATGATCTGTTGCAATCATGTCGATTGTTCCATCAAGTAAACCTTCGATTAATGCTTCTCGATCGACTGCACTTCTTAATGGAGGATTCATTTTGAAATTTGTGTCTAAGTCTGGGATATCATCTTCACAAAGAATTAAATGGTGTGGAGAAACCTCAGCTGTTACATTTATTCCAGCACGTTTTGCATCACGTACCACTCTTACTGATTCTTTTGTACTGATATGGCAAACATGATAGTGACAACCCGTAGCTTCAGCTAATAGTACATCTCGAGCAATTTGAACACTTTCACAAATTGAAGGGATTCCATTTAAACCATTTTCTTTTGAAAACTTACCTTCGTGCACACATCCTTTTTGAATCAGTGTATTTTCTTCACAGTGTGCAACGATTGATACATTTAGTTCAGCTGCTTTTTGCATTGCTTTGTACATCATTTCTGCAGATTGAACTCCTACACCATCATCTGTGAATGCAAAAGCTCCATTTTCTTTTAAGCCTTCAAAGTCTGTTTGCTCTTCACCAGCTTGTCGGATCGTAATTGATGCATATGGTAATACATTTACGACTGCTGTATCTTCTATTTTTTTGTTTAATGCGCTTAGGTGCTCGATTGTATCTGGTACTGGTCGAGTATTTGGCATTGCAGCAATAGTTGTAAATCCTCCTCTTGCAGCTGCCTTCGTACCTGTTTCGATTGTCTCTTTATGTTCACCACCCGGCTCACGAAGATGCACATGAACATCGATTAAACCTGGTGAAAGCAATTTGCCATCTAATTCAATTTGCTTTGCATCTTCATCAACGATTGTTTCAGCGATTACTGAGATTTTTCCATTAACTACTAATACGTCTCGATTTAGAAGTTCACCATTTTCTTGTAAGATGACACCGTTTTTAAACAAGTACTTCATTTTTCATCTCTCCCCATACTGTTGGTAAGGCTCTTTTTAACACAGCCATTCGTACAAATACTCCGTTTTCCATCTGCTTGAAGATTCTTGATTGCTTGCATTCAACTAATTCACTTGCAATTTCAACATCTCGATTAAATGGTGCAGGATGCATGATAATGCTTGTAGATTTCATTTTTGCTGCTCTTTCAACTGTTAGGCCATGCTTTTGTAGGTAATTTTCCATTATGTGATTTGTCTCTTCGTCGTGTCTTTCATGCTGAACTCTTAATAGCATCATGACATCAACTTCTTGGACTAATTCATCTAAATTTTTATATGTTCCATAAGTATTTTTATCATCTTTCCATTCATCAGGACTTGCGAAGTATACCTCTGCACCTAATCTAGTTAGTGCTTCAGCATTAGAGCGTGCAACTCTTGAGTGTCTTAAATCTCCAACAATTGCTACTTTTAATCCTTTAAAACTTCCAAATTCTTGTTTAATCGTTAGTAAGTCAAGTAGGCATTGTGTTGGGTGATTTCCACATCCATCGCCGGCATTCAGGATTGGCATTCCTGCATCCTTTATTTCTTGAAAATACTCGTCTTGTGTATGACGAATTACGACTGCTTCAACACCAATTGCTTGAAGGGTTTTTACTGTATCATATAAAGTTTCACCTTTTTGAATGCTTGAGCTTTCAACAGCTAGGTTGATCACTTCAAGTCCAAGTTTCTTTTGAGCAACCTCAAAGCTAAAGCGAGTTCTCGTACTATTCTCAAAAAACAAATTTGCAACAAATGTCTGACGTTTTAGGCTACTTATTTCTCCATTTGCAAAGCTTTGTGCTTCGTTAAGCAAATCTTGAATTTCTTCGATTGTTAAATCAGACATGGTTAATAAATGATTCATCCGTCATCCCCCTAAATGAATTTCATCTGTTTTATTTTTGGAGTCTTATCAATGTAAGAATGCCCCATTTTAAGGTCAATTATGAAGCTAAGCTCTCATCCTTGTTTTCAGTTGTACGATCGCCACCAATGCTTTCTGGTAAGACTAAATTTAGTACAACTCCGATTAGAGCTGATAAAGCCATTCCTTCTAATGCGAATTGTTTACCAATGTGTATTGCTGCTCCACCAATTCCTAGTACTAGAATGACTGAAGCGATAACTAAGTTACGTTGTTTAGCAAAATCTGTTTTGTTTTCTACTAATACTCGTAATCCGCTTGAAGCGATGATTCCGAATAGTAAGATTGAGATACCACCCATTACAGGTGTCGGGATTGAGCTAATCACCGCTGAAATTTTTCCGATGAATCCAAATGACATGGCCAAGATTGCAGCACCTATGAATACGTATACGCTGTATGCTCTTGTGATCGCTAGAACACCTATGTTTTCACCGTATGTTGTTGTTGTAGGTCCTCCAATTAAACCTGCTATCATTGTTGAAACTGCATCCCCGAATAATGACTTATCTAATCCAGGATCTTTTATTAAATCTTTCTCTACGACACTTCCTAGTACAACTTGGTGTCCAATATGTTCAGAGATTGTCACGATTGCAACTGGTACAAAGATGATTAGTAGTTGGAAAGTGACATGTGGTGTGTAATGAACAAATGGGACTGAGAAATCAGGAACTGCTATCCAATCTGCTTTTTTAATTTC
This genomic interval from Gottfriedia acidiceleris contains the following:
- a CDS encoding carbamoyl phosphate synthase small subunit, which encodes MMRQLILEDGTVFVGEGFGSEVETTGEIVFTTGMTGYQEVLTDPSYCGQIVTFTFPLVGNYGINLEDFESIVPAVHGLIVKEYAEHPSNFRNKMSLDQYCKDKGIPGLAGIDTRMLTKKLREVGTMKGKFCSMEANVDEVVAELTNTPLFTNHVERVSTQKPYRSPGRGHRVVLVDFGMKHGILRELTNRKCDVTVVPYNISAKEIFLLAPDGIMLSNGPGDPKDVQVAIEMIKEVVGKVPLFGICLGHQLFALANGGNTSKLKFGHRGANHPVKHLETGKVAITSQNHGYAVEMDSIEGTDLEVTHVALNDGTVEGLKHKIYPAFTVQYHPEASPGPEDANYLFDEFMSMMEAQKREGNLQCQNA
- a CDS encoding solute carrier family 23 protein, translated to MKQKPILEINEKPNIGQWIFLSLQHLFAMFGSTVLAPILIGINPSIALISSGIGTIVFILITRGKVPSYLGSSFAFIAPMIYAKTNLEPGAAFVGVFITGIIYAVIALIINKVGVKWLFRVLPPIVVGPVIIVIGLSLSTVAVGMAMNGADGKYSSTSIAIALITLAITIITALFTRGFLSVIPILVGIIGGYITSIFFGVVNFTEIKKADWIAVPDFSVPFVHYTPHVTFQLLIIFVPVAIVTISEHIGHQVVLGSVVEKDLIKDPGLDKSLFGDAVSTMIAGLIGGPTTTTYGENIGVLAITRAYSVYVFIGAAILAMSFGFIGKISAVISSIPTPVMGGISILLFGIIASSGLRVLVENKTDFAKQRNLVIASVILVLGIGGAAIHIGKQFALEGMALSALIGVVLNLVLPESIGGDRTTENKDESLAS
- a CDS encoding aspartate carbamoyltransferase catalytic subunit encodes the protein MNHLLTMSDLTIEEIQDLLNEAQSFANGEISSLKRQTFVANLFFENSTRTRFSFEVAQKKLGLEVINLAVESSSIQKGETLYDTVKTLQAIGVEAVVIRHTQDEYFQEIKDAGMPILNAGDGCGNHPTQCLLDLLTIKQEFGSFKGLKVAIVGDLRHSRVARSNAEALTRLGAEVYFASPDEWKDDKNTYGTYKNLDELVQEVDVMMLLRVQHERHDEETNHIMENYLQKHGLTVERAAKMKSTSIIMHPAPFNRDVEIASELVECKQSRIFKQMENGVFVRMAVLKRALPTVWGEMKNEVLV
- a CDS encoding dihydroorotase, which encodes MKYLFKNGVILQENGELLNRDVLVVNGKISVIAETIVDEDAKQIELDGKLLSPGLIDVHVHLREPGGEHKETIETGTKAAARGGFTTIAAMPNTRPVPDTIEHLSALNKKIEDTAVVNVLPYASITIRQAGEEQTDFEGLKENGAFAFTDDGVGVQSAEMMYKAMQKAAELNVSIVAHCEENTLIQKGCVHEGKFSKENGLNGIPSICESVQIARDVLLAEATGCHYHVCHISTKESVRVVRDAKRAGINVTAEVSPHHLILCEDDIPDLDTNFKMNPPLRSAVDREALIEGLLDGTIDMIATDHAPHTEEEKAQGMQLAPFGIVGLETAFPLLNTHFVETGKMTLQQVINFLTTKPAEVFNLNRGKIEVGAVADLTVIDLDLEEEIDSTTFLSKGKNTPFNGWNCKGWPVMTMVNGKLVYEREELTV